One genomic segment of Peribacillus sp. FSL H8-0477 includes these proteins:
- the ligA gene encoding NAD-dependent DNA ligase LigA, translating to MDLKEAEKLVADLQNLLNQYSYEYYVQDKPSVPDAEYDRLLRELIEYEEAFPELKTPDSPTQRVGGTILDMFEKVEHRSPMLSLGNAFNEDDLRDFDRKVRQAVGDKYSYVCELKIDGLAVTLQYEAGYFTRGATRGDGSVGEDITENLRTIKSIPLKLKEPVSIEVRGEAFMPKRSFEALNKAKDDQGEEPFANPRNAAAGSLRQLDSKLAAKRNLDVFLYAIADLGETGVESHSEGLDLLDRLGFKTNQERKKCSTIEEVLTYIEGWVERRPNLAYDIDGIVIKVDSLQQQEEMGRTAKSPRWSIAYKFPAEEVITTLRSIELNVGRTGVITPTAILDPVRVAGSTVQRATLHNEDLIREKDIKIGDQVVIKKAGDIIPEVVNVLADRRTGEEIDFAMPTECPECNSELVRLEGEVALRCLNPQCPAQIREGLIHFVSRNAMNIDGLGEKVISQLFSEHLIHDVADLYKVTYEQLIGMERMGEKSATNLLKAIESSKSNSLERLLFGLGIRHVGSKAAKTLAQYFETMEVLSQAQLEDLTAINEIGEKMANAVVAYFENEEVQLLLSELKKAGVNFSYTGPKLAAIETIDSVFAGKTVVLTGKLHQMGREEAKEKLEALGAKVAGSVSKKTDLLIAGEDAGSKLTKAESLGIDVWDEDRLITELKS from the coding sequence ATGGATCTGAAAGAGGCTGAAAAGCTGGTTGCTGATTTACAAAATCTCTTAAACCAATACAGTTATGAGTATTATGTGCAAGATAAGCCCTCGGTACCGGATGCTGAATACGATCGGCTGCTGAGAGAACTGATTGAGTATGAGGAAGCTTTTCCTGAATTAAAAACCCCAGATTCACCTACACAGCGTGTGGGCGGTACAATTCTTGACATGTTTGAAAAAGTGGAACATCGTTCACCGATGCTTAGTCTTGGCAATGCATTTAATGAGGATGACCTGCGCGATTTTGATCGGAAGGTTCGCCAAGCAGTTGGGGACAAGTATTCATATGTATGTGAACTGAAAATTGATGGGCTTGCTGTCACTCTGCAGTATGAAGCAGGCTATTTCACCAGAGGAGCAACTCGAGGTGACGGCAGTGTTGGTGAGGATATCACCGAGAATCTTCGTACGATAAAATCGATTCCATTAAAGCTCAAAGAACCGGTTTCTATTGAGGTTCGTGGTGAAGCCTTTATGCCGAAGCGTTCATTTGAAGCACTAAACAAAGCCAAAGATGATCAAGGAGAAGAACCGTTTGCTAATCCGCGTAATGCGGCAGCTGGTTCGCTTCGACAGCTCGATTCAAAACTTGCAGCGAAGCGGAATCTTGATGTTTTCCTGTATGCAATTGCTGATTTGGGCGAAACAGGCGTGGAATCACATAGTGAAGGTCTGGATTTACTAGATCGCTTAGGTTTTAAAACCAATCAAGAACGAAAAAAATGTTCAACCATAGAAGAAGTTCTAACTTATATTGAGGGATGGGTTGAAAGACGTCCTAATCTTGCCTATGATATTGATGGAATTGTTATTAAGGTTGATTCACTACAGCAACAGGAAGAGATGGGGAGAACTGCAAAAAGCCCAAGATGGTCTATTGCTTATAAATTTCCGGCTGAAGAAGTGATTACCACTCTTCGCAGTATTGAATTGAATGTAGGGAGGACAGGTGTTATCACCCCGACTGCTATCTTGGATCCTGTCCGAGTAGCTGGTTCAACTGTTCAGCGGGCAACCCTTCATAATGAAGACTTGATTCGTGAAAAAGATATCAAAATTGGTGATCAGGTCGTTATTAAAAAAGCGGGCGATATTATTCCGGAGGTAGTCAATGTTTTAGCTGACCGTCGTACAGGCGAGGAGATTGACTTCGCCATGCCGACAGAATGTCCAGAATGTAATAGTGAGCTTGTGCGGCTTGAAGGGGAAGTGGCTTTGCGCTGTCTTAATCCTCAGTGTCCCGCACAAATACGTGAAGGATTAATCCATTTTGTCTCTCGTAACGCCATGAATATTGATGGTTTAGGTGAGAAAGTAATCAGTCAATTATTCAGTGAGCACTTAATTCATGACGTTGCCGATCTCTATAAGGTGACGTATGAGCAGCTGATTGGAATGGAACGGATGGGCGAAAAGTCAGCTACGAACTTGCTGAAAGCGATTGAGTCTTCTAAGTCAAATTCACTGGAGCGGTTATTGTTTGGTCTAGGTATTCGACATGTAGGTTCAAAAGCAGCGAAAACGTTAGCACAGTATTTTGAAACAATGGAAGTCTTAAGTCAAGCACAATTAGAAGACTTAACGGCTATTAATGAAATCGGTGAAAAAATGGCGAATGCGGTTGTTGCCTACTTTGAAAATGAGGAAGTACAACTCCTCTTGTCTGAACTAAAAAAAGCTGGAGTCAATTTTTCATACACAGGGCCAAAGCTTGCAGCCATTGAAACCATTGATTCGGTGTTTGCCGGCAAGACGGTAGTATTGACCGGGAAACTCCATCAAATGGGGCGCGAAGAAGCAAAAGAAAAGCTCGAAGCACTTGGGGCTAAAGTGGCTGGCAGTGTTAGTAAGAAAACGGATTTATTAATTGCAGGTGAAGATGCAGGTTCAAAGCTTACGAAAGCGGAAAGCTTGGGAATTGACGTGTGGGATGAAGATAGACTTATTACAGAATTAAAGAGTTAA
- the nagA gene encoding N-acetylglucosamine-6-phosphate deacetylase yields the protein MSKQVLLKGIDIYSEGQLIQNGYIKIIDEKIAEVDLLTNLENEEEFTIINVPSTYKAVPGFIDVHIHGVNGADVMDATKEALDTMSSTLPKEGTTSFLATTMTQDTKEIEKALANVGEYLQGKQETGKAEIVGVHLEGPFVNPDKAGAQPLKHIIDPDLPLLKKWELLTNNMIKLVTLAPERPGGLEMVNYLSTHGIVASIGHSDATFEEVNKAIESGANHVTHLYNQMSGLHHREPGVVGSVFLRDELKAEIIVDGVHVRPEMVDLAYKIKRKDGLLLITDSMRAKCLKNGEYDLGGQDVIVKDGKAVLADGTLAGSILKLGTALQNIITYTGCTLADAIEMASVNPAKQLNIFDRKGSLAIGKDADIVILDDNLDVYMTFCRGELAFTKGGQ from the coding sequence ATGAGTAAACAAGTATTACTTAAAGGAATCGATATATACAGTGAGGGCCAGCTCATACAGAACGGCTACATAAAAATAATAGATGAAAAAATAGCAGAAGTTGATTTACTAACTAATTTAGAAAATGAAGAAGAGTTTACTATTATCAACGTTCCTTCAACCTACAAGGCGGTTCCTGGATTTATTGATGTTCATATTCATGGCGTGAATGGCGCGGATGTAATGGATGCTACAAAAGAGGCCTTAGATACCATGTCTTCCACCCTTCCAAAAGAAGGAACTACAAGCTTCTTAGCGACAACGATGACACAGGATACCAAAGAAATTGAAAAGGCACTAGCGAATGTCGGAGAGTATCTTCAGGGAAAACAGGAGACTGGAAAAGCAGAAATTGTGGGAGTGCATTTGGAAGGACCCTTTGTAAATCCTGATAAAGCTGGAGCGCAGCCGCTCAAGCACATCATTGATCCAGACTTACCATTATTAAAAAAATGGGAACTCTTGACTAACAACATGATTAAGCTGGTCACTTTAGCACCAGAACGACCAGGTGGATTAGAAATGGTGAACTACCTTTCCACTCACGGAATCGTAGCTTCTATTGGACATTCTGACGCTACCTTCGAAGAAGTGAATAAAGCCATAGAGTCTGGGGCTAATCATGTTACACATCTATACAACCAGATGAGCGGCCTCCATCACCGTGAACCAGGGGTTGTTGGCAGTGTGTTTTTACGTGATGAACTAAAAGCAGAAATCATTGTAGATGGAGTCCATGTTCGTCCAGAAATGGTAGATCTCGCTTATAAAATTAAAAGAAAAGACGGGCTTTTATTGATCACCGATTCCATGCGCGCAAAGTGTTTGAAAAATGGTGAATATGATTTGGGCGGACAAGATGTCATTGTTAAAGATGGAAAAGCCGTTCTGGCTGATGGAACCCTTGCAGGCAGTATTTTAAAACTAGGAACTGCACTGCAAAATATTATTACCTATACAGGATGTACCCTTGCAGATGCCATTGAAATGGCGTCGGTTAATCCTGCAAAACAATTAAATATTTTTGATCGAAAAGGAAGTCTGGCAATTGGAAAGGATGCGGATATCGTTATCCTTGATGATAATCTTGATGTATATATGACATTTTGCCGGGGAGAACTTGCATTCACTAAAGGGGGACAATAA
- the nagB gene encoding glucosamine-6-phosphate deaminase, with translation MKIIEVTNYQEMSKAAADYIISKVRQSPNLILGLATGGTPVGTYKYLVEDHKKNKTSYKDVTTFNLDEYVGLAKENPQSYHSYMNEHFFNHIDINPANTHVPNGKIESIKDEPAAYEELIKEAGGIDLQVLGIGQNGHIGFNEPGTPFSSNSHIIELAPSTIEANARYFESPEEVPTKANTMGINTIMKSKEILLLVSGENKRQALSQLLEGKISEDFPASALLNHPNVVIIADEAARSGRTGIEKHDQ, from the coding sequence ATGAAAATCATCGAAGTAACAAATTATCAAGAAATGAGTAAAGCAGCTGCGGATTATATCATTAGTAAGGTTCGGCAGTCTCCAAACCTAATTCTAGGTCTCGCAACTGGAGGTACGCCCGTCGGCACCTATAAATATCTTGTAGAAGACCACAAAAAAAATAAAACTTCCTATAAGGATGTTACAACATTTAATTTAGATGAATACGTCGGTCTAGCCAAAGAGAATCCACAGAGTTACCATTCTTATATGAACGAACACTTCTTTAATCATATTGATATCAACCCTGCTAATACACATGTCCCAAATGGAAAAATCGAGTCAATAAAGGACGAACCTGCGGCATATGAAGAGTTAATTAAGGAAGCGGGCGGAATTGATCTCCAAGTACTTGGAATCGGCCAAAATGGTCATATTGGTTTTAACGAGCCTGGTACGCCCTTCTCTTCAAATTCTCATATTATTGAATTGGCTCCATCAACCATTGAAGCCAATGCCCGTTACTTTGAGTCTCCAGAAGAAGTACCGACAAAAGCAAATACAATGGGCATCAACACCATTATGAAGAGTAAAGAGATTTTGCTGCTTGTATCAGGTGAAAACAAACGACAAGCGTTGTCTCAACTTTTAGAGGGAAAGATTTCGGAGGATTTTCCTGCGTCTGCGCTGCTTAACCACCCTAATGTGGTCATCATCGCTGATGAAGCTGCACGTTCAGGAAGGACCGGTATCGAGAAGCATGATCAATAA
- a CDS encoding SIS domain-containing protein encodes MISQYFQSITSLLAVCEHDEKDNLSKAAEKIAESIQQHGIIHLFGCGHSHMFGEELFYRAGGLAPISPILEEDFMLHKGAVRSSELERTHGIAEQFMETHTILPEDVMIVVSTSGRNPVPIEVAQMAKKKGAYVIVITSPSYAKTQSSRHPSGLFLYQTADLSIDNHIETGDALMKIEALNIQFGSGSTIIGMALLNGIMVKAIEIMVNNHFTPPIFKSGNVDGAEEHNRKLIDQYKDRIPMLEA; translated from the coding sequence ATAATCAGTCAATATTTCCAAAGTATCACGTCGTTATTGGCAGTATGTGAACATGATGAAAAAGACAATCTATCTAAAGCCGCAGAAAAAATAGCAGAAAGTATTCAGCAGCATGGAATTATTCATTTGTTTGGATGCGGTCATTCTCATATGTTTGGCGAAGAGCTTTTTTATCGTGCAGGCGGACTAGCCCCTATCAGTCCTATTCTAGAAGAAGATTTTATGCTCCACAAAGGAGCTGTACGCTCCTCGGAACTAGAGCGAACACATGGGATTGCTGAACAATTCATGGAAACCCATACTATTCTGCCCGAAGATGTGATGATTGTTGTATCCACTTCGGGCAGAAACCCTGTTCCAATTGAAGTCGCACAAATGGCTAAGAAAAAAGGCGCTTATGTCATCGTAATCACTTCGCCTAGCTATGCTAAAACCCAATCTTCAAGGCATCCATCCGGTCTTTTCTTATATCAAACTGCTGATCTATCGATTGATAATCATATTGAAACAGGCGATGCACTTATGAAAATAGAAGCCCTGAACATTCAATTTGGCAGTGGTTCAACCATTATTGGAATGGCTCTTCTTAATGGGATTATGGTCAAAGCCATAGAAATCATGGTGAATAACCACTTTACCCCTCCCATTTTCAAAAGCGGGAATGTAGATGGTGCTGAGGAACATAACAGAAAGCTGATTGATCAATACAAAGATAGAATCCCTATGCTAGAAGCGTAA
- a CDS encoding GntR family transcriptional regulator: MINKNSPIPIYYQLAEHIKQLIEKGDLSPGDSLPAEREYAEQYQISRMTVRQAFTQLVNAGYLSRRQGKGTFVAERKLEQPLQGLTSFTEDMKARGLEPGNEFIHFQIIPATSQISQHLSIQEDEPVYEIKRIRLADNVPMALETNYISANLISGLTETIVNQSLYGYIEEKLGYHIEEATQIIESTLASPIEAKYLNIKTGAPIMSILRNTFLEDGTPFEFVISAYRADRYTFKIHMKR, from the coding sequence ATGATCAATAAGAATTCACCTATCCCCATTTATTATCAGCTCGCCGAACATATTAAGCAGTTGATTGAAAAAGGTGACTTATCTCCAGGTGATTCGCTTCCTGCTGAACGCGAATACGCAGAACAATATCAAATCAGCAGAATGACGGTTAGACAGGCATTCACACAACTTGTGAATGCCGGTTATTTATCTCGCCGACAAGGAAAAGGGACCTTTGTTGCTGAACGAAAACTTGAACAGCCCTTGCAAGGTTTAACCAGCTTTACGGAAGATATGAAAGCTCGCGGGCTAGAGCCTGGTAATGAATTTATTCACTTTCAAATCATACCTGCTACTAGTCAGATTTCTCAACACCTCAGCATTCAAGAGGATGAACCCGTTTATGAAATTAAACGAATTCGTCTGGCAGATAATGTCCCGATGGCCTTAGAAACGAATTACATTTCAGCCAATTTGATCAGCGGTCTAACGGAGACCATTGTTAATCAATCCTTATACGGATATATTGAAGAAAAACTTGGTTATCATATCGAAGAGGCCACACAGATTATTGAATCAACCCTTGCCAGCCCAATAGAGGCAAAATACTTAAACATTAAAACAGGTGCTCCCATCATGTCCATCTTGAGAAATACCTTCTTAGAAGATGGAACGCCATTTGAATTTGTTATATCTGCTTACCGTGCTGATCGATATACGTTTAAGATCCACATGAAACGTTGA
- the nagE gene encoding N-acetylglucosamine-specific PTS transporter subunit IIBC, translating into MLGFLQRIGKALMLPIAVLPAAGLLLRLGQEDLFNIPFMANAGNAIFANLALIFAIGVAIGFAKDSHGAAGLSGAIGYLVLTEGAKSLDKGIDMGVLGGIIAGIIAGLLYNRFHGIKLPEWLGFFSGRRFVPIVTSLAMVILAGIAGFAWPPIQDAITGVGNWIIDLGAIGSGIFGLLNRLLIPLGLHHVLNSLFWFQFGEFAGKTGDIARFFAGDPTAGTYMTGFFPIMMFGLPAACMAIIATAKPENRKKVSGMFIGLALTSFLTGITEPIEFSFMFVAPLLYGVHAILTGLSLWVTTLLGIKSGFTFSAGFIDFGINYNIAQKPLLLILIGVIYAIIYFVIFYFLIKAFNLKTPGREDDGELEEEEETVIETDVNKHEKMASQFIQDIGGKENISSIDNCATRLRLNVNDMSLVSDASLKAHGAKGIMKLNKTNLQIIVGTEVEFVADAMKRLDTESIRTVTEEEPAAPEHTGLLPLTKQDFVMPIEGEIIPLDEIPDPVFSQKMMGDGFGIIPSKGLVVSPVDGEIINVFPTKHAVGIMSKQGYEILIHVGLETVNLKGEGFTLLVKQGDHVLKGQDLLQFDLEFIKNHAASTVTPVIFTNLTKLEIKKQGKIEQGNDGIVSIQ; encoded by the coding sequence ATGTTAGGTTTTTTACAGAGAATCGGAAAAGCATTAATGCTTCCGATTGCCGTTTTACCAGCTGCGGGATTGTTATTGCGGTTAGGACAAGAAGATCTCTTCAATATACCGTTTATGGCTAATGCAGGAAATGCCATATTTGCTAATTTAGCGTTAATTTTTGCGATCGGTGTTGCGATCGGTTTTGCAAAAGATAGTCATGGAGCTGCTGGTTTATCAGGCGCCATTGGCTATTTAGTTTTGACAGAAGGTGCTAAATCGTTAGATAAAGGTATCGATATGGGTGTTCTTGGCGGAATTATCGCTGGGATAATTGCCGGTCTTTTGTATAATCGATTCCACGGCATCAAGCTGCCAGAATGGCTGGGCTTTTTCAGCGGGAGACGCTTTGTTCCGATAGTGACTTCACTTGCTATGGTCATCTTGGCGGGAATTGCAGGTTTTGCATGGCCGCCTATCCAGGATGCGATAACTGGAGTTGGTAACTGGATTATTGATCTGGGAGCTATTGGATCAGGTATCTTTGGACTGTTAAATAGATTATTAATACCATTAGGGCTGCACCATGTGTTAAATAGCTTATTCTGGTTCCAATTTGGTGAGTTTGCGGGTAAAACGGGAGATATTGCTCGATTCTTTGCAGGTGATCCAACGGCTGGGACATACATGACTGGTTTCTTCCCAATTATGATGTTCGGGCTTCCAGCAGCATGTATGGCGATTATTGCCACAGCTAAACCGGAGAATAGAAAAAAAGTGTCTGGAATGTTTATCGGTTTAGCGTTAACATCGTTTCTTACCGGCATAACAGAACCTATAGAATTTTCATTTATGTTTGTTGCACCACTGCTTTATGGGGTCCATGCAATCTTAACCGGACTTTCCCTATGGGTAACCACATTGTTGGGCATTAAGAGTGGATTTACTTTCTCCGCAGGATTCATTGACTTTGGAATCAATTATAATATCGCACAAAAACCATTACTTTTAATATTGATTGGTGTTATTTATGCGATTATATATTTCGTCATTTTCTACTTTTTAATCAAAGCGTTTAATTTGAAAACACCGGGTAGAGAAGATGACGGTGAACTAGAAGAAGAAGAAGAAACTGTTATCGAAACGGACGTTAACAAACATGAAAAAATGGCTTCTCAGTTTATTCAAGATATCGGAGGGAAAGAAAATATTTCTTCTATCGATAATTGTGCAACAAGGCTTCGACTAAATGTAAATGATATGAGCTTAGTAAGTGATGCTTCACTGAAGGCACATGGTGCAAAAGGAATTATGAAGTTAAATAAGACCAATTTGCAGATAATTGTAGGAACAGAAGTGGAGTTTGTTGCTGACGCAATGAAGAGATTGGATACAGAATCAATCAGAACGGTTACGGAAGAGGAGCCTGCTGCACCCGAACATACAGGATTACTTCCGTTGACTAAACAAGACTTTGTAATGCCTATTGAGGGAGAAATTATTCCACTTGATGAGATTCCTGATCCTGTATTTTCACAGAAGATGATGGGGGATGGGTTTGGTATCATTCCAAGTAAAGGACTGGTTGTTTCTCCTGTCGATGGGGAAATTATTAATGTTTTCCCAACTAAACATGCTGTAGGAATTATGTCTAAACAAGGGTATGAAATTCTAATCCATGTAGGTTTAGAGACGGTAAATCTCAAAGGAGAAGGTTTTACACTGCTCGTCAAACAAGGGGATCACGTATTAAAAGGACAAGATCTTCTGCAATTTGATTTAGAGTTTATAAAGAATCATGCAGCTTCAACGGTAACACCGGTTATCTTTACAAACCTTACAAAACTAGAAATTAAGAAACAAGGGAAAATAGAACAAGGAAACGACGGTATTGTGTCGATTCAATAA
- a CDS encoding CamS family sex pheromone protein — protein MKKSFFVGLGVALLLAGCAPQFDDGEEEIVQDKAEKTEKAIIPKYQISDDYYKMLLPFEASQARGLVVSNLNTRYDIEEFETGLMRISQKDFNQDKYYFKEGQVLDSSTISKWLERKYTNEQLTEKKLKSSDNLGLNPIDTEKGDIKTRNEKNPIYLAHILEHDYLIKNKDNQVSLGGVVIGLALNSVHYYQKEEYGATYDTSISDQKIESEGKKIAAEVLKRLRKTDELKDVPITIALFKQVEKSSVIPGSFMSFTHVSKDGNSIGKWENVDEKYYVLPSTDAEKEHRDDVTMFKKFKQDVEEYFPNFNGVVGRAFYVDDQLQDLNIEIPIQFYGNSEAIGFTQYLTGLVMEHFPDYVSVQVSVTSVNGPEALVVKKAGEDEPFVHIYK, from the coding sequence ATGAAAAAAAGCTTTTTTGTGGGGTTAGGTGTTGCACTACTTCTTGCAGGATGTGCACCTCAATTCGATGATGGGGAAGAAGAAATTGTTCAAGATAAAGCTGAAAAAACAGAAAAAGCGATTATTCCTAAGTATCAAATATCCGACGATTATTATAAGATGCTTTTACCTTTTGAAGCTTCACAGGCTCGCGGTTTAGTTGTATCAAATCTAAATACGCGTTATGACATTGAAGAGTTTGAAACAGGATTAATGCGTATTTCGCAAAAGGACTTTAATCAAGATAAGTACTATTTTAAAGAGGGCCAAGTATTAGACAGCAGTACCATCAGTAAGTGGCTAGAACGTAAATATACAAACGAGCAATTAACAGAAAAGAAATTGAAGTCAAGCGACAATCTTGGATTGAACCCGATTGATACAGAAAAGGGTGATATCAAGACTCGTAATGAAAAAAACCCAATCTATCTGGCACATATTCTAGAACATGATTATCTAATTAAGAATAAAGATAATCAAGTTAGTCTTGGTGGAGTTGTAATCGGCCTTGCGCTTAACTCCGTTCATTATTATCAAAAAGAAGAATATGGAGCAACCTACGATACGTCTATTTCAGACCAGAAGATAGAATCAGAGGGGAAAAAGATTGCTGCAGAAGTTCTTAAAAGACTTCGGAAGACAGATGAATTGAAAGACGTGCCGATTACCATTGCACTATTTAAGCAGGTAGAAAAATCATCAGTTATTCCGGGCAGCTTTATGAGCTTTACCCATGTAAGTAAAGACGGAAACAGCATCGGTAAATGGGAGAATGTTGATGAGAAATATTATGTACTTCCTTCAACAGATGCTGAGAAAGAACACCGTGATGATGTTACGATGTTTAAGAAATTTAAGCAAGATGTCGAGGAATATTTCCCGAACTTTAATGGAGTTGTCGGACGTGCCTTTTATGTGGACGATCAGCTGCAAGATCTCAATATAGAAATACCCATTCAATTTTACGGTAACTCTGAGGCAATTGGATTTACTCAATACTTAACGGGCCTTGTGATGGAACATTTCCCTGATTACGTTTCCGTACAGGTATCTGTTACATCCGTGAATGGACCAGAAGCGTTGGTGGTAAAAAAAGCTGGCGAAGATGAACCGTTTGTCCACATTTATAAATAA
- the rlmN gene encoding 23S rRNA (adenine(2503)-C(2))-methyltransferase RlmN yields the protein MNKESIYGLTYDQLTEWLMSHGHKKFRATQVWDWLYKKRVTEFSQMKNVSKEIIQLLEDHFAIQTLELHTKQESADGTIKFLFKLKDGNLIETVLMRFKYGLSVCVTTQVGCNIGCSFCASGLLAKSRDLTSGEIVEQIMNVQHHLDKVEKDERVSHIVVMGIGEPFDNFVNLVSFLNVVNDQNGLAIGARHITVSTSGLSNKIYEFADMNTQVNLAISLHAPNNELRTSIMKINRAFPLEKLMDAVDYYLEKTNRRITFEYIMLEGVNDHKEEALQLAALLRNKRHLSYVNLIPYNPVDEHIQYQRSEQKSIEEFYETLKKKGINCGIRHENGTDIDAACGQLRSKQIKKAKA from the coding sequence ATGAATAAAGAATCCATTTATGGATTAACATATGATCAACTAACAGAATGGCTGATGAGTCATGGACATAAGAAATTCCGAGCTACACAGGTTTGGGATTGGTTATATAAGAAACGGGTAACTGAGTTTTCCCAAATGAAAAACGTCAGCAAAGAAATTATTCAATTGTTAGAAGATCATTTCGCAATCCAAACATTAGAATTGCATACGAAGCAAGAATCAGCAGATGGAACGATTAAGTTTTTGTTCAAGCTAAAGGACGGAAATTTAATTGAAACGGTTTTAATGAGATTTAAATACGGTTTATCTGTATGTGTGACGACTCAAGTAGGCTGTAACATCGGCTGTAGTTTTTGTGCTAGTGGACTTTTAGCTAAAAGCCGTGATTTAACCAGCGGTGAGATTGTTGAACAGATTATGAACGTTCAACATCATTTAGATAAGGTTGAGAAGGATGAACGAGTTAGTCATATCGTCGTAATGGGAATTGGTGAACCATTTGATAACTTCGTAAACCTTGTGAGTTTCTTAAACGTGGTTAATGATCAAAATGGACTTGCTATTGGTGCCAGACATATTACCGTATCCACAAGCGGGCTTTCAAATAAAATTTATGAATTTGCGGATATGAATACGCAGGTGAATTTGGCTATCTCATTGCATGCACCAAACAATGAACTTAGAACCAGTATTATGAAAATCAACCGTGCTTTCCCATTGGAAAAGTTGATGGATGCTGTGGATTACTATTTAGAAAAAACCAATCGCCGAATTACCTTTGAATACATCATGCTTGAGGGAGTCAATGATCATAAAGAAGAAGCGTTGCAGCTTGCAGCATTACTAAGGAATAAGCGACACTTATCCTATGTGAATTTAATTCCTTATAATCCAGTTGATGAGCATATTCAATATCAGCGAAGTGAGCAAAAATCGATTGAAGAATTTTATGAGACGTTAAAAAAGAAAGGCATTAATTGTGGAATCCGTCATGAAAATGGAACAGACATTGATGCAGCTTGCGGCCAATTAAGAAGTAAACAAATAAAAAAAGCAAAAGCGTAA